A genome region from Coffea arabica cultivar ET-39 chromosome 7e, Coffea Arabica ET-39 HiFi, whole genome shotgun sequence includes the following:
- the LOC113702205 gene encoding nucleobase-ascorbate transporter 11, with protein sequence MEGGSSSETGEKVDKQKGLKLGSVLPNIEPFMPRKNFYDPRELRSWAKKTGFVSTFSGETDRGSVSGRNVENESEKLDLEKVIEKKESLSPKIEIDPILGRTRNRGVEIEQDLRVGNGRNRNERDGEIRDENQRNRAGLEPKNEERRDGLNGAGNGNANVAVAGNGNGNGVQPAAQVTELKKEDGEGDGEMGFLGNPDGEDPSYGGWHRSPKMKCGLRENPGFVPLIYYGLQHFLSLAGSLIFIPLIIVPIMGGSDKDTATVISTMLLVSGITTILNSFLGTRLPLVQGSSFVYLAPALAIMNSREYRNLTEHRFRHIMREIQGAIIVGSICQSILGFSGLMSYLLRLINPVVVAPTVAAVGLAFFSYGFPQAGSCVEISLPQIVLVLIFTLYLRGISIFGHKVFRIYAVPLSAIIIWAYAFFLTAGGAYNFKGCDPDIPSSNILIDACRKHAYTMKHCRTDVSNAMRTAAWVRIPYPLQWGIPIFRMRTSIIMVFVSLVASVDSVGTYHSASVVINLKPPTPGIVSRAIGLEGFCSLLAGLWGSGTGSTTLTENLHTISVTKVANRRAVVFGALFMIFFSFIGKVGAILASIPLALAAAILCFTWALIVALGLSTLQYTQTASFRNIMIVGASLFLGLSIPAYVQQYQPESSLILPSYLIPYSAASDGPVHTGSADFDFAFNALLSLNMVVTLVVAFVLDNTVPGSRQERGVYLWSRTDDIMTDPSSLSDYTPPSKVARFFRWAKCLGCSLHRWEP encoded by the exons ATGGAAGGTGGGTCGAGCTCAGAAACCGGTGAGAAGGTGGATAAACAAAAGGGTCTCAAGCTGGGGTCTGTTTTACCAAATATTGAGCCCTTTATGCCAAGAAAGAATTTTTATGATCCCAGAGAGCTAAGATCTTGGGCTAAGAAGACTGGTTTTGTGTCTACTTTTTCTGGGGAGACTGATAGGGGAAGTGTGAGTGGGAGGAATGTTGAAAATGAGAGTGAGAAGTTGGATTTGGAAAAGGTTATTGAGAAAAAGGAATCTTTATCACCAAAGATTGAGATTGATCCTATTCTGGGGAGGACAAGGAATAGAGGAGTGGAAATTGAGCAGGATTTAAGGGTTGGAAATGGGAGGAATAGGAATGAAAGGGATGGAGAAATTAGAGATGAGAATCAGAGGAATAGAGCTGGTCTTGAGCCTAAAAATGAGGAGAGAAGAGATGGTTTAAATGGTGCTGGAAATGGTAATGCCAATGTGGCTGTTGCTGGGAATGGGAATGGGAATGGAGTTCAGCCAGCAGCTCAAGTTACTGAGCTGAAAAAAGAGGATGGAGAAGGGGATGGAGAAATGGGATTCCTGGGAAATCCTGATGGTGAAGATCCAAGTTATGGAGGATGGCATCGATCACCTAAAATGAAGTGTGGGCTAAGAGAAAATCCCGGTTTTG TACCACTTATATATTATGGGCTGCAACACTTCTTGTCGTTGGCTGGTTCACTCATATTCATTCCATTGATTATCGTACCTATTATGGGTGGATCTGAC AAGGATACTGCTACTGTAATTTCCACAATGCTGCTAGTCTCTGGCATTACCACGATACTTAATTCATTCCTTGGAACGCGGCTCCCATTGGTTCAAGGGAGTTCATTTGTGTATCTTGCACCCGCATTAGCTATTATGAATTCTCGAGAATATCGAAACCTTACTGAACAT AGATTTAGGCACATAATGAGGGAAATACAAGGGGCCATAATTGTTGGTTCAATTTGTCAGAGCATCTTGGGTTTCAGTGGTTTGATGTCCTACCTTTTAAG ATTAATAAACCCAGTTGTGGTTGCACCAACTGTAGCTGCAGTGGGCTTAGCATTTTTTAGCTATGGCTTTCCCCAAGCTGGTTCTTGCGTGGAAATTAGTCTCCCCCAGATAGTCTTAGTTCTCATTTTTACCTTG TACCTTCGTGGGATATCCATTTTTGGACACAAGGTGTTTCGAATATATGCA GTTCCCTTGAGTGCTATAATTATATGGGCATATGCTTTCTTTCTTACAGCTGGTGGAGCATATAATTTCAAAGGTTGTGACCCTGACATACCAAGTTCCAACATCCTAATAGATGCCTGCAGAAAGCATGCATACACAATGAAACATTGCAGAACAGATGTTTCGAATGCTATGAGAACTGCTGCTTGGGTTAGGATCCCTTATCCCCTGCAGTGGGGTATTCCTATCTTCCGTATGAGGACATCAATCATAATGGTCTTTGTGTCACTGGTTGCATCAGTTGACTcg GTTGGGACATATCACTCTGCATCTGTGGTAATTAACCTGAAGCCTCCAACTCCTGGTATTGTGAGTAGGGCTATTGGTTTGGAAGGTTTTTGTAGTTTACTGGCCGGGCTTTGGGGCTCAGGGACTGGATCAACAACCTTGACAGAAAATCTGCACACTATTTCTGTAACCAAGGTTGCTAACAGAAGGGCTGTGGTATTTGGAGCACTTTTCATGATCTTCTTCTCGTTCATAG GAAAAGTGGGTGCTATTCTTGCATCTattccacttgctttggcaGCTGCCATATTGTGCTTCACATGGGCTCTGATTGTGGCATTAGGTCTCTCGACGTTGCAATATACTCAGACAGCTAGTTTTCGTAACATAATGATAGTTGGTGCTTCACTGTTCCTTGGCTTGTCCATTCCAGCATACGTTCAGCAGTATCAGCCTGAGTCCAGCCTGATACTACCTAGCTATCTTATTCCTTATTCAGCAGCTTCTGATGGACCAGTCCACACTGGTAGTGCAGAT TTTGATTTCGCCTTCAATGCTCTTCTGTCACTGAACATGGTGGTAACACTTGTGGTAGCATTTGTATTGGACAACACAGTCCCAGGTAGCCGGCAGGAACGAGGGGTGTACCTATGGTCAAGGACCGATGACATAATGACAGATCCATCTTCACTTTCAGATTATACCCCTCCAAGTAAGGTTGCACGGTTTTTCCGCTGGGCAAAATGTTTGGGATGCTCTTTGCACCGTTGGGAACCATAG